The DNA region tattaactttaaccgtctataaataaataaataaaatttttaaaattaaataatgaaaacttgaaataagAGAATACATTAGgcaggaataagtcctttgaccatTAAATAGCCCACTAAAATGACAAAGTAGGTTACTGTTTTccttataaaaaaacaaacaaatcatatgcaattgatttgattgaatatgatagaaaaattataaactaatctAATACAAGAAGGATTGGATTCTGATTTCCTAATAATCCCATTCGAAtcagaaattttttttgaaattaaatcagTCATATCATACCAATTAAACATAGATGAAACTCCTTTTATTAACACTAAAACTACCAAAGGCAAATTTACCCTCAGTTAGTTGTTCTCCAGTTGGTTTAAGACTAGTACAACGAAGCTTTATCTGGCGTGATGAAATGGAACAAGTGTTTGTTGATTTGACATATCTGCCTTGGTTTTCATTTTCTGTAGAAGTTGGTGGCAGAAGGAAAGCTTGTTGATTGACTATTCACAAACAAACTTAtatgtttaacaaaaattaaatagagaATACGGAGCCAAACATCTTATACTGAAAAAGCAAGCTGTTTTACGATATCATGAACCCATTTCTCACATACGATTCAGCTAATTACAGTGCCTTAAAGTCTGTGAATAATGCCCAACGCTGTCTAAAAAACTATTAGTCTCCATCACAAAATCGAAACCATCCTAGTCAACTGTTTTATTATTGCTTATTAGATTCTATATCACCTCAGGTGATAAAAGAGACGAATGAAATCATCAAACACTATCATTGGCGGCATTATTGTTTTTGTCTGATGGAGCTGGGTACTTAATGGCGTTAAGTTCAACCTTACGGAGAGCGGCTTTTCCCAAATCCACGCCGCACATGTCAGAGAGCCTGATGAGATAGAGCAAAACGTCAGAGAGCTCTTCCCCAAGGTGtactttttcctcttctttccaATCAGGCAATCCCTTTGCTACCTCTCCTTTCCATTGAAATATCTCACTCAGTTCTCCCACTTCACCCACCTGCTTGTTTATCAATTCAATCATCACAGACATAATTTCCATGTTTTGAGAGAAGTGAGACAAAAAGGTCAATAAAGTGAAAGCCTCAAAAGTGGATTTCAAAGATTTTATGTGACCCATAACAACACAAAGAGATATTTGGTCAAACAAGTCTGGCTAAACaccttttattttaatatattaaaatggttACAAGGTTTAAACCCTAACTTGAGGCTCCAGCAAGTCGACGGAAAAtcgagaaaagagaaaaagaagaagccCACTTGCAAGTATGATGCCaatcagtttttttttcatacaactAGCGTTAGTTTGTATTTATTGgtcaaatcttcaaaaaaaaaattcagcctttgaaaaataaaagcaaaatgcAACGATAACGTGAGTGTTTATCATCGACCTCTCCACCTCCATAAAATCATGATTCAAACAGAAatcaagcaaaagaaaaaagggaatccaaaaaaggggcaaaatttataaaagttaGTAGATATGAAAGATACATACCATAGCCAAAAGGAGGTTTCTGGGGCTGTGAAAGCGTTCCCAGTTGCGTTCTTTGGCAAAATCATCCATCTTCTTCTTGAGAAGATCAAGAGAGACACTTTCTCCATCCGCAACACCAGACATGATTTCTTGACTAAACAACGAAAGAAACGAGAgacagaaagagaaagagagagagtaaAACACAAGCAATCAGAGAAAAGTTTGTTGTGTGCAATTTTCTTGGAAAAAGGCTGATGTGAATATAAAAAGAGCaggaaggagagagagagaaagagagagagacagcCGTTTGAGAGACAGAAGAACAATAAGGTATGTTCTATCGTGCGATTTGGAGGAGTCGGTTCGGTTGTACAAAACGTATATGCAGTTGCCACGTTACACCTACACTGAATTGCCAGTTAAAATTACCTTAACTTATAATTACATACTAATTATAcattgatttcattttaatacAGGTAAggaaatatattaatttaaaaagaatttaagaaagttaaattctttaatttattaccataaatagaaaatataatatgtCGGTGAGGTGAGCCTTTTTATCACTCAATAGCACTTTTTTGGAATATCAATTTGTTGAATacatattacaaaataaaagagTTTAGCCCCAGGGTGATTTGGGTGGTAAAAAGGTGGTTTTTAAGAAGCTTGGGTTCAAATTCTCTACTCAGTGACACTTATAATGTGTTGCTTGAGAGAGTCTCACATGGCAAAATTTCGTGGATTTTGGCCTCCAGTCgcttaaattataattattagtattttatattacaaaataaataataaatattataaaatatatcaaattaatatgatatatattattgatacatatatatacatttaaaaaaaaatatgatataataagaatatatataaaaaaaatttaactttcaaagtgattgtaatattttataaagtatgatatgttaattatatatttttattatttaattttttaaaaattatattatataatacaatatttaatatataataaaaaaattaaaattttaatataaaatacaatacaCAATTTTacaatcattatataaatttatttttcagtcTTGACTCTCAGTTGGtcaatgttttgatttttcctTCCAAACTGGCAATTAATTTCAGTGCCCTCGTGACTCTGGGACTTCTACTAATTttatactattatatatatatatcacattccatgttattattattattattattattatatattctttGAATAACAAAGTCATGCAGCACGTGTACTAAACAAAAAAGTACATACAAATttcaatatatgaatttaaaatgatCAGATTTAAGAGTCTAGCATTTTCACACAATTTTcgaaatatttgaatatttataattgcttctaaaaactattttcaaactggtttaaatatgtaaattgcTTTGTATTTCAACCAACCGACGCAtgtaattatattgttttaatgtgtTGATCgtattaaaaaatacttaacataattaaataataataataactaaatcaaactatttacaagataaatttattgtgttaataaaattgtatgtacgaaaaaattatacaaattgatatgacACTAAtgtaatatatgttatttatcaaAAGCCATCTCTCCTATTAACATCAaagcaatatatataatttttctatatacaaaaattgtgtatacaatattattgtttttatatttgacatttttttctttaacttgttattgatattttccattcttccatttttttttcctctctcaacaaaattataatttttatttgattagagAGTTTTTCTTTCTGTATATCATtaacattttcattaaaataaaaagattttttattaatgattactTTCAAAGAACTTAAGGATGCCCCCGTTTCAAGTTAAACACAAATTAAGCTGAAGTTTGTTGTTAATTTGTCTTATTATCATGTACATtatatagaataatataaatatttggcACGTTTGCATCACTGTCATCATGTTGATTTAATCAATTACACAACCActttgaacaaaattttaaataattccACCAAAATTGATGTAACGACAATTGTTTCAAACCCGAACCGCACGTTTTTTATCAACCACCtacttaaatatttgaaataattcattttattattaattattaggATATAtcataatgaataatattatatatatattataatttagatatatataaataatatattatcatataattatttgttattttatttttaattcaaaattattcaattatataatgatacattatttgtgtatataaattagagcaatgttatatgtacctatttttggtacacaattcatgtacacagtgatgtgtcatcatgcaaTTAGatgttttaaaacatgtgtcatcatatgataaagaaatattcaatcatatgatgacacctcatttatgtacacaaattatgtacaaaaaataggtatacatagttttattgtataaattatgtatcaaaaatatatatatataattttattgtattataattacttaaaaaatatgtatttatattaagaataataatattatatatataaataatatatataattgtatacatatttaataatatattatcatataattaaataatttattattaaatataaaataatatttaattatataataatatattattaattatatataaaattacacgcaaaatttatgcataaaattttatgattctattAATTCTTTTACTCAGAACTCGCTTGGTATAAAATAATGAACAAGCAAGGTAACCCAAGCAAATAagagacaaaagaaaaataacccatatatacttttattttcttcacatGTTTCTTGCTCGACTTAAAAAGAACAATGACCCAGAGCAAAAATAGGAGAAAACATCTGACAAGGCCCCTACCTGTAGGTTTTCCGTCTGAAATCGTGAATAGTTTCAGACAAATCTCTGTCCCAACTTTTTGGGTgaatttttttgattaaattaatgcATTGATTGTCCTATCCTATCATAATTTTTCACTCGTATTTAGTCTCAAGGATAGTGTCGGTAACATAAAGATGTAAAATTTGGTGGAAAGGAAACTCATTAAATCGATATTTAAGACACTTCAAACGGTCTAATTGCAATCAGGGATGGCAATTTGATCTTAAAAAGCAGATTTTCCACCTCGTTTCGTCCCTATAAGACAGaaaatttctcaaaataaatAGGTATGGGGATAAAATTAGCCCTCTCAAATGAAAACGGGAGTAGATTTTTAACCCACCCTCTTTCTAAAATATTCACATTTAAATTATTGTAACGTCttttaaagtataaattaattatgattgtATCATaggtatataaaaataatataatatatacacactttatatatatatatatatatatatatatatatatatatatatgatattatttatttttaatttaaaatcattaaactataatttaatcatataataatatatcatatatgtatttatatatatatatatatatatatatatatatatatatatatatatatatatatagttttattgaaatatataaaccCAAGTCCATAAtcataatttcatcatttatagatcaacaaaatcatttttctaCACTATCGAACTATCATTATCGTTGACTCATCGTTATCTCACCAttgtattttttggtttttcgtCATCGGAAATCTACGAACTATGGCCTATGTCTATTGTCAAATGTTATGCATTATTTTTGTCTTGACAATATATCTTGTTTCAAGTTGCCGAAAATCTTCTTCAAATCTTCTCAACTTTTATAAGCTATTGCTTGTCATCTTTTTGTATACTGTACCCTGAGGAGATGATTTTCAATGAAATTCATAGATTTTGTTCCGCCATGgatgaaaaagaaacaaactatCCCTAGTCATTTTCAATAACATGACATTCTTGGTTGTTTAGATTTATGACTGTAAAGGTCACTAGAAACTGAGTTATCTTCGTGGTATAAATGTATCATTCTTTATGATTATATTGACATTCAATCTAGTGTATACTAAAGAACGATATTTACTGCGGTTTTTTCCTCATGATATGAAGTCATGCTCATGCATTAGACTAGGTGCTAATGAATTTGATCAATTGGGAGATGGAATGGAGGAGAGACTTTTAAAGTATCTAAAGAAGACGCGTATTATTATCCATCTTTAGTACGGGTCAAAGAAGGGAGGATTTTTCCACCTAAGCGAGAAAGGAAAGGGAACATTTCATGCGGGGAGGAGTTAATGATTTTCCATCAGCTCTATATCAAGGATGGGGCGAGAATAAAAAAGTACCTTTGCAAAGACAAAAATAAGAATGAGAATAGAGATTAAGGTATTCAATTCTATCCTATCCCCGTTGCCAAACCTAATAACAACAAACCACACAATCAACAGTTAGGTATAGCACCAATGTGTGGCTCGATTCAAAATGCAGACAACcatttgaaaacataaaaaagtatAGGAGTTGCCAGTTGTTTGTATTCTTATAATCTCCTTAATATATGGTAGTAATTTTCTACATATTATCACGAAACTATTTTCTAATGTTATCAACATGtataattagaatttaattGGTATCCTCTCATATTAGGAGAACACGATTGACCAATAGAAACCACACTTATCATAATTCACAATATCAGGTTTTTTGGTATTCAGATATGCATATAACTCTAGTCCCTTTCTCCTACAAATTCAATATTGTATTAAGTCTAATTAGAGACGTGTAAACAAACCCATTAGGCTGAAGATTTTCTGAATTAATTTCGATTTTTCTTGCCTAAATTAGTTGCTCATTCTTAttcacttattttattaatggagCGTATTATCAGAAATCAAATCTCCACTCGTTTAATATCGAGGATAATTTGATGCTGTATCTTCAGAAATGGCAAACAAAATTATCGAAGGCAGACAAAATTCTCTTAGTTCTACCGCTGCaatgtatatttatatctaacaaatttgtcaa from Mangifera indica cultivar Alphonso chromosome 8, CATAS_Mindica_2.1, whole genome shotgun sequence includes:
- the LOC123222991 gene encoding dCTP pyrophosphatase 1 encodes the protein MSGVADGESVSLDLLKKKMDDFAKERNWERFHSPRNLLLAMVGEVGELSEIFQWKGEVAKGLPDWKEEEKVHLGEELSDVLLYLIRLSDMCGVDLGKAALRKVELNAIKYPAPSDKNNNAANDSV